One window of the Babesia microti strain RI chromosome IV, complete genome genome contains the following:
- a CDS encoding zinc transporter, putative (overlaps_old_locusTagID:BBM_III05795) has product MSGYILLNKGIVATLCLLETIGFCYSPLLLSKYLNRIRNKYLNPNTINNATSGAILSLSLTHLMPEGFSNNNNTTILSNSLDITGFISMTPIVILISIDFLTKSPSTIDQQSSTLNKNSSISESQSAEKISSLSTNYGLENSAIIDLERFDVGKNIANRYLLLQLFKSRSFYMLLTLICHSILEGMLLGTKNGTALWAMTFGIVAHKWAECLIIINILDSRNKWAKNVLIVLFCLAVPLGIFVGHFISITSHSLEVIFGQLAAGFFIYLSFELLMENNDYISKNKLITWVSYMIGVLTMSVIMAIATIIEKKTEI; this is encoded by the exons atgagtggatatattttactgAATAAAGGAATAGTTGCGACACTTTGTCTTCTTGAGACTATTGGATTCTGCTACTCTCCACTATTACTAAGTAAATATCTAAATAGAATAAggaataaatatttaaatcccaatacaataaataacGCAACATCCG GTGcaattttatcactatCCCTAACACATCTTATGCCAGAAGGTTTTAGTAACAACAATAATACAACAATCCTATCTAATTCACTGGATATCACTGGATTTATCTCAATGACGCCTATAGTTATACTTATTTCCATCGATTTTTTAACAA AAAGTCCATCTACAATTGACCAACAATCCTCAACACTCAATAA AAACTCATCAATATCTGAAAGTCAATCAGCTGAAAAAATTAGCTCATTGTCCACCAATTATGGTTTGGAAAATTCGGCtattattgatttggaACGATTTGATGTTGGTAAAAACATTGCCAATAGATATTTACTACTTCAGTTGTTTAAATCTCGCTCATTCTACATGTTATTAACACTCATTTGTCACTCAATATTAGAAG GAATGCTGCTTGGTACAAAAAATGGTACAGCCCTGTGGGCAATGACATTTGGAATTGTCGCACACAAATGGGCAGAATGCCtcataataataaatatccTAGATAGTAGAAATAAGTGGGCCAAGAATGTACTGATTGTATTGTTTTGCCTGGCAGTGCCACTCGGTATATTTGTTGGCCATTTCATAAGTATAACCA GCCATTCATTGGAAGTTATTTTTGGACAATTAGCAGCTGGATTTTTCATCTATTTATCATTTGAG CTATTAATGGAgaataatgattatattagcaagaataaattaattacatgGGTCTCTTACATGATTGGAGTATTGACTATGAGTGTGATAATGGCTATAGCCACAATCATTGAAAAAAAAACCgaaatatga
- a CDS encoding conserved Plasmodium protein, unknown function (overlaps_old_locusTagID:BBM_III05780): protein MAAFMSFFRSTPKKDGYTEAFLGGDKEMYYNEELKRWVVKGEEIQASVDSKQVPPPPMITSAQPLSQEAGSSGQSTGKVGWNQKNATHLYTDTPGICLKEPANNNESIYLTPSHLKQSIYCCGSNSPFNRNSNSPLSVATNFIPQTPFNTKGQVSPQSNSDDNKQIFQNDASPLSNNEYYNKNYVSSAEDEELNMCSDFPTQSNNTLGSGESQCQLLSNSSLLQSEVDTFEYKSPVVARDTGSLCTSRKSTVHRQLTIQSRSTSIAHGSGVPIYDVSNEEYEKFKKTHIHDLENTTSIGSDINADNSNGEANSLINASDNSPVLNNNIIENTYTCLDKCVGILEKIKSTNLGEVFTSVNSNSVGDKIFRQNIHLMQIIQNLYAILEDAKISQSSDRQASIDIDNKAILTIDSKISELMGIMNNYQNKIFSICNMIRMGGDYNSVKLDIIHVESLLNKLEGVKNKIIMDLKSQGITIDDVDKDISELESKIESLKTSCV from the exons ATGGCAG CGTTTATGAGTTTCTTCCGATCCACCCCAAAAAAAGATGGATACACCGAAGCTTTT TTAGGAGGGGATAAGGAAATGTACTATAATGAGGAACTTAAAAGATGGGTCGTGAAAGGGGAAGAAATACAGGCCAGTGTTGATAGTAAACAAGTACCCCCCCCTCCTATGATTACATCAGCTCAACCACTTTCACAAGAAGCGGGCTCCAGTGGCCAATCTACTGGTAAGGTGGGTTGGAACCAAAAAAATGCTACTCATCTTTATACTGATACCCCAGGTATTTGTCTAAAAGAACCTGCAAACAATAATGAATCAATTTATCTAACCCCTTCACATCTAAAACAATCGATTTATTGCTGTGGATCAAACAGTCCTTTCAACCGCAATTCAAATAGTCCACTTAGTGTTGCGACAAATTTCATCCCACAAACACCATTTAACACCAAGGGACAAGTATCTCCTCAGTCAAACAGTGATGATAATAAGCAGATATTTCAGAACGATGCAAGTCCGTTGTCTAACAATgaatattacaataaaaattatgtcAGTAGTGCTGAGGACGAAGAGCTTAACATGTGTAGTGACTTCCCTACACAATCTAATAACACTCTGGGCTCAGGTGAATCTCAGTGCCAATTACTGTCTAATTCATCACTACTACAATCTGAAGTTGATACTTTTGAATACAAATCACCAGTGGTAGCAAGAGATACAGGCTCACTTTGTACCTCCCGTAAATCCACAGTGCACAGGCAGCTAACAATCCAATCCAGATCCACCTCCATTGCCCATGGGAGTGGAGTGCCAATTTATGACGTTTCAAATGAGGAGTATGAGAAATTTAAGAAAACTCACATTCACGATCTAGAGAATACTACATCCATAGGTTCTGACATAAACGCGGACAATAGCAATGGTGAAGCTAATTCACTGATAAATGCGTCGGATAATTCGCCAGTATTGAAcaacaatataatagaaAACACATACACCTGCCTTGACAAGTGTGTCGGCATTCtagaaaaaattaagtCAACAAATCTAGGTGAAGTATTTACTAGTGTAAATAGCAATTCTGTGGGGGATAAGATTTTTAGACAAAATATTCACCTGAtgcaaattatacaaaatttgtatgcAATTTTAGAAGATGCCAAAATATCACAATCAAGTGATAGGCAAGCATctattgatattgataataagGCTATACTCACAATTGACAGCAAAATTTCTGAATTAATGGgtataatgaataattacCAAAACAAGATATTTTCAATCTGCAATATGATCCGCATGGGCGGAGATTATAATTCTGTTAAGCTTGATATTATTCATGTGGAGTCTCTGTTGAACAAATTAGAGGGggttaaaaataaaattatcatgGATCTTAAGTCTCAAGGCATTACGATTGATGATGTAGATAAAGATATTTCTGAGCTGGAGAGTAAAATTGAGTCTTTAAAGACGAGCTGTGTTTAG
- a CDS encoding conserved Plasmodium protein, unknown function (overlaps_old_locusTagID:BBM_III05775), with protein sequence MDDDTISFPAYRSEEWIERNRKIIAPKQFMSNVDITPKFMINALKIDANRVKVQLVRDDIKNSLFKQSLMQVQNVEVVSHRWCKKDRVLKKIYTIHGRLKFGGIFHKLMDREVLEREIWEIDRCGETISYNITVYKEGEDGFSSTIRPRSLRGLYEMLKFYYLYIIL encoded by the exons ATGGATGATGATACAATTAGTTTCCCTGCTTACAGAAGTGAGGAATGGATTGAAAGGAATAGAAAAATTATCGCACCAAAGCAATTCATGAGCAATGTGGATATTACACCAAAATTTATGATAAATGCCCTAAAAATTGATGCAAACCGCGTAAAAGTACAACTTGTAAGGgatgatataaaaaattcactGTTCAAACAGTCACTAATGCAA gtgCAGAATGTGGAAGTTGTGAGCCACAGGTGGTGTAAAAAAGACAGGGTactaaaaaaaatttacacaatacATGGGAGACTGAAATTTGGTGgaatttttcataaattaatg GATCGAGAAGTGTTGGAAAGGGAGATTTGGGAAATAGATCGTTGTGGTGAAACCATCTCATATAAT ATAACGGTGTATAAGGAAGGTGAAGATGGATTTTCAAGTACAATAAGGCCAAGGAGCCTTAGAGGACTGTACGAAATGCTTAAATTCTATTATCTTTACATAATACTCTAG
- a CDS encoding BmGPI18, acid phosphatase (overlaps_old_locusTagID:BBM_III05790), which translates to MMSRIYVIFPLLIKIVSCHMRFISLGNWGTNSSQQKTIAETLKKVVSDEHITFFVSPGSNFKHGVTSTQDILWKKAFEDVYNSTDKSMNLLFFTVMGSGDWLGDCNSQVAQPNFNGSEPNKNANDIQNGYPKWTIPNYWYHYFTHFTTTGNTLLSGHKDVGVGFIFIDTWVLSPSFPFNKIHDKAWLELETTLKIASKVVEFIIVVGDKPIYSSGSSKGDSYLEKKMLPLLKMANVDMYIAGHDHDMEVIQKDGISHIICGTGGSYGRKSLIKNDKSMFYSDKSGFCLHELSLEGITTKFINGNDGSVLYTHTQPIKTRKEMSKGNEIKYLSMLPPVVLTPIPTQVIVKDGDAFVKIVGSIGILIALGFATIAVAAKTAT; encoded by the exons atgATGTCACGAATTTACGTCATATTTCCGCTATtaatcaaaattgtaaGTTGCCATATGCGATTTATATCGCTAGGAAACTGGGGTACAAACTCTTCGCAACAAAAAACCATTGCTGAGACGCTAAAAAAAGTTGTCTCCGATGAGcatataacatttttcGTCAGTCCTGGGTCCAATTTCAAACATGGAGTTACCTCTACTCAGGACATACTCTGGAAAAAAGCCTTTGAAGATGTTTATAACTCTACTGATAAATCTATGAATCTTCTTTTTTTTACCGTCATGGGCTCAGGTGATTGGCTTGGTGACTGTAATTCTCAGGTGGCTCAGCCAAATTTTAATGGTAGCGAACCAAATAAGAATGCTAATGATATTCAGAATGGATATCCAAAATGGACCATTCCAAATTATTGGTACCACTACTTCACCCATTTCACCACAACAG GCAATACTTTGCTAAGTGGTCATAAGGATGTAGGTGTAggatttatattcattgaCACATGGGTTTTATCCCCCTCTTTTCCATTCAATAAAATACACGATAAGGCGTGGTTGGAATTGGAAACTACACTCAAAATTGCATCAAAG GTTGTCGAATTTATTATCGTGGTGGGTGACAAACCAATTTATTCCTCTGGATCTTCAAAAGGAGACTcatatttggaaaaaaaAATGCTACCATTGCTTAAAATGGCTAATGTTGATATGTATATTGCAGGGCATGATCATGATATGGAAGTCATTCAG AAAGATGGAATTTCGCATATAATATGCGGTACTGGCGGTTCATACGGCAGAAAGTCGTTGATTAAGAATGATAAATCCATGTTTTACAGTGATAAATCAGGGTTTTGTTTGCACGAGCTTAGTCTAGAGGGTATAACCACCAAATTCATCAACGGCAACGATGGCTCTGTACTTTACACTCACACACAGCCAATCAAGACCAGAAAGGAAATGAGCAAAGGGAATGAAATTAAGTATTTATCAATGCTCCCTCCTGTTGTATTAACCCCCATTCCCACACAAGTCATTGTGAAAGACGGTGATGcttttgtcaaaattgtGGGTTCGATAGGTATTTTAATTGCCTTGGGTTTTGCGACAATAGCCGTTGCAGCCAAAACTGCCACTTGA
- a CDS encoding Cytochrome b5 reductase 4 (overlaps_old_locusTagID:BBM_III05800), whose protein sequence is MENNNNFLSTFNSITPKPNVFSQQTFMNFMKANKNVHQDTNKLITEDELKKHGKPHDCWIVFNGTVYDITYYLKHHPGGYDHLLEYAGKDITEDFRNIHQWVNIGLILENCKVGNLIIDSK, encoded by the exons ATggaaaataataacaacTTTTTGTCTACTTTTAACAGTATTACACCGAAACCTAATG TCTTCAGTCAGCAGACatttatgaattttatGAAGGCCAACAAAAATGTACATCAggatacaaataaattgatcaCGGAGGATGAA CTCAAAAAACATGGAAAACCGCATGATTGTTGGATTGTTTTCAATGGCACAGTCTATGATATCACTTATTACCTCAAGCATCACCCAGGAG GATACGATCATTTACTGGAGTACGCCGGTAAAGACATAACTGAGGATTTTCGGAATATTCACCAATGGGTAAATATTGGTCTAATTCTCGAAAATTGCAAGGTTGGAAATCTTATAATAGATTCCAAATGA
- a CDS encoding nucleic acid binding protein, putative (overlaps_old_locusTagID:BBM_III05810), giving the protein MPPRKKATTVAAKKTAKTKNTRATKHSKSKKEDHDSDYDPNEEEVSPSLVQDTASAPNNEVQTAQPEQPEKPEQPNQTDDNAVTDDVNPSADDAGSVIPDNNMDNNNAVNVDSGDRVNRDRYRIFVTRIPFEATSDDIENYFKQFGEVEDAYCPKQPGKAHLNKGFGFISFKNDEVLQAVFNARPHTILGREIVVDKATIRSEQQTDRKRVDYSRSKRSLDAPDRDSNKINRRANSRQYDRPPSSYSGGPPMSYSGGYSNVHAGYNQPPGYNSYDHGNYDSRSNYDNYNRSGSGYGQSSSEYNQGHGSYSSNYGQYGNRQSGYDRNYNNPPPYDRPYDGNDYNRNFDPNRSINYVFNGGEKDRRGENYDRHYQYDQNYQNIQYQMQQPPYSSTAQSYNNNYEPQGYDPSRPTTQGSDTLESKRLKNKLFVGRMRNDTTVATMRNYFERFGELIDAYIPKDPKTQKGKGFGFISFHNETSVRAVLQATYKHVIDGREVIVDMADADQKKNR; this is encoded by the exons ATGCCTCCTAGAAAAAAGGCAACTACTGTGGCTGCTAAAAAGACAGCGAAAACCAAAAACACGCGAGCGACCAAACATTCTAAATCCAAGAAAGAGGACCATGATTCTGACTATGATCCCAACGAAGAAGAGGTGTCCCCGTCACTCGTACAGGATACTGCGTCTGCACCTAATAATGAG GTCCAAACCGCACAGCCCGAACAACCTGAAAAACCTGAACAGCCTAATCAAACTGATGATAATGCCGTTACTGATGATGTAAATCCTAGTGCTGATGATGCGGGCAGTGTTATCCCCGATAATAACAtggataataataatgctGTTAATGTTGATAGTGGTGATAGG GTTAATAGAGATCGCTACCGAATTTTTGTAACTCGTATTCCCTTTGAAGCAACCAGCGATGACATTGAAAATTACTTCAAGCAG TTTGGAGAAGTAGAAGATGCTTACTGTCCAAAGCAGCCTGGCAAGGCACACCTGAACAAAGGGTTTGGATTCATTTCCTTTAAGAATGACGAAGTACTTCAAGCT GTTTTTAATGCAAGGCCTCATACCATCTTAGGTAGGGAGATTGTCGTAGACAAGGCGACTATAAGGAGTGAACAGCAAACAGACCGCAAACGTGTTGATTATAGCAGAAGTAAAAGATCACTAGATGCACCGGATAGAGATtctaataaaataaatagGAGAGCCAATAGTAGGCAGTATGATAGGCCACCGTCGTCTTACAGTGGCGGACCGCCCATGTCATATAGTGGAGGTTATAGCAATGTACATGCAGGCTACAACCAACCACCTGGTTATAACAG ttatgACCATGGCAATTATGATAGCAGATCTAATTATGACAATTATAACCGAAGTGGGTCTGGATATGGCCAATCTTCCAGTGAATACAATCAAGGTCATGGCAGCTACAGCAGTAACTATGGTCAATATGGCAATAGACAATCGGGATACGACAGAAATTACAACAATCCACCTCCATATGACAGGCCTTATGATGGCAATGATTATAACCGCAACTTTGATCCCAATAGATCgattaattatgtattcAATGGAGGGGAAAAGGATAGAAGAGGTGAAAACTATGATCGCCATTACCAGTATGATCagaattatcaaaatatcCAATACCAAATGCAACAACCACCTTATTCCTCCACTGCACAATCctacaataataattacgAACCCCAGGGTTATGACCCTTCAAGGCCAACTACTCAAG gAAGTGACACATTAGAATCAAAgagattgaaaaataaattgtttgtggGTAGGATGAGGAACGACACTACAGTTGCAACTATGAGAAACTACTTTGAACGTTTTGGTGAACTCATAGACGCTTATATCCCCAAAG ATCCTAAAACACAAAAGGGAAAAGGGTTTGGTTTTATCTCATTCCACAATGAAACATCCGTTAGGGCTGTGTTGCAAGCCACTTATAAGCATGTTATTGATGGAAGAGAG gttatTGTCGATATGGCAGATGCGGATCAGAAGAAGAATCGTTAG
- a CDS encoding U6 snRNA-associated Sm-like protein LSm4 (overlaps_old_locusTagID:BBM_III05815) — protein MVLPLTLLRTAQGHPMLVELKNGETCSGILTTCDGFMNLHMRNVVRTSREGDKFWKINECFVRGNNLKSVRLPDQVANLAEEESRREQLGNLQSTNRGKAHPQRGRRGRGKMGMH, from the exons atggTA TTGCCACTTACACTTCTTAGGACGGCACAGGGGCATCCCATG CTTGTTGAATTGAAAAATGGAGAGACTTGTAGTGGAATTTTGACAACATGTGACGGATTTATGAATTTGCATATGAGAAATGTGGTCAGAACTTCTAGG GAGGGagataaattttggaagATTAATGAATGTTTTGTCAGAGGTAATAATCTCAAATCTGTAAGATTGCCTGATCAAGTTGCAAATTTGGCAGAAGAAGAGTCTAGAAGAGAAC aATTGGGAAACTTGCAAAGTACAAATAGAGGAAAAG CACATCCACAGAGGGGAAGGAGAGGCCGTGGCAAAATGGGAATgcattaa
- a CDS encoding Ribosomal protein L3 (overlaps_old_locusTagID:BBM_III05805): MLIKYANLIITLLYLSSSDIHTFVTYRNHNFRPDNNLLIFGGKKRALVLYNPNDPRPDLWTKINFPEQYPMIELKAVKYKMGNVVAPNGYVEVITALFIPPQMICQFDDFGRCLVSFGKPLWEKRWHKKPHLGKLSRVGANFSRLASVKLQPPHDFSLGQLLDCSLFANCTHVKVSGITKGKGFSGAIKRHGFQRGPTTHGSKHHRKIGSIGASTTPGRVFPGKKMPGRMGGTSATFRRLKLIGINVESNLIFVKGSVPGNKGSYVSVTTDMKGVPDPRFTPTIDVSLN, translated from the exons ATGCTTATTAAATATGcgaatttgataattacaCTTTTATACCTTTCTTCCAGTGACATCCATACGTTTGTCACGTATCGCAATCATAACTTTCGTCCAgataacaatttgttgatttttGGGGGTAAAAAAAGG gcACTTGTGTTATACAACCCCAACGATCCTAGACCAGATCTATGGACCAAAATCAACTTTCCCGAGCAGTATCCTATG ATTGAATTGAAGGCTGTTAAGTACAAGATGGGAAATGTAGTGGCCCCAAACGGTTACGTTGAAGTTATCACCGCATTGTTCATTCCTCCTCAGATGATTTGTCAGtttgatgattttggaCGGTGTTTGGTTTCATTTG GAAAGCCATTATGGGAAAAGAGATGGCATAAAAAGCCGCATTTAGGCAAATTATCCCGTGTTGGAGCAAATTTCTCCCGTTTGGCTTCGGTAAAACTTCAGCCACCTCATGATTTTTCCCTTGGTCAATTACTTGACTGCAGCTTATTTGCAAACTGCACGCATGTTAAAGTATCTGGGATTACAAAAGGCAAGGGATTTTCTGGTGCAATTAAGCGCCATGGCTTCCAGAG AGGTCCCACTACCCATGGATCAAAGCATCATCGGAAAATCGGTTCAATTGGCGCATCTACAACGCCAGGGCGTGTATTTCCGGGTAAAAAAATGCCTGGAAGAATGGGTGGGACAAGCGCTACCTTTAGACGTCTCAAACTCATTGGTATAAACGTCGAgtcaaatttgatatttgtaAAGGGCAGCGTGCCTGGAAACAAAGGGAGCTATGTCTCGGTAACAACTGATATGAAAGGCGTACCAGATCCTAGATTCACTCCCACAATTGATGTCAGTTTGAACTAG
- a CDS encoding protein kinase, cGMP-dependent (overlaps_old_locusTagID:BBM_III05785), translated as MALLHNGLSNLDAANEEKEVESHLCDREKTPYDITLITNSIKDNLMCSSLNEFEIEALASSMRLYKYNKNEIVTKQGAIGSHFFIISSGHFQVDISGNVIKVLEKGASFGEISLIRNTARTATITAVYEGPFYLWGVNRQAFRDLLKQLSVRNFAENRKFIDYVIIFEMLNDSQKTMITNALVEVKFNTGDNIVVQGDKGDVLFILKNGEADVIIDNVCIRRLNKGSYFGERALLYDEPRSATIKAVSETTCITLTRDILNRVLGNFQHALFRNIMMESLQQSEVFRQFTCNQLTQLIESATVKDFLGSKTILNCEILLKGIRFFIVLEGNVEIYYNTHLLGKMSRGDSFGEEYVKEPKVPFSHKVIATSNCKIAFLTGHALLSVLGGEDLEGKLEYNNKMSIVKKMYIFRYLSEKQCDLLIKAFKTVNYKKDDYIITQGELGDSLYIIKDGEVTIKKNGTKIRNLGKHDYFGERALLYDEPRSASVVCDSPSASLWVVGKPIFLNIIQGPMLSHLEDRIKMQDVLVDFDDLESIKLIGKGTFGTVKLVEHKNSGIRYALKCVSRKCIGQLGQQSNIKLEREIMAQIDHPFIIRLVRTFKDDANLYFLTELVTGGELYEAIRKLGLLSRSHAQFYLASIILAIEYLHERQIAYRDLKPENILLDHQGYIKLIDFGCAKKITSRSYTLVGTPHYMAPEIILGKGYTCTADIWSFGICLYEFICGPLPFGNDADDQIEIFRDVLTGQLSFPDYVEDREAINLIKRLLCRIPEVRIGSSINGYNDIKEHSYFKEFDWDKLTGRMLEPPLLPEGEVYCGDQYSDNESTIAHNEEPNETNTMLNGWDNDF; from the exons ATGGCATTATTACACAATGGGttgtcaaatttggatGCAGCTAATGAGGAAAAGGAGGTGGAAAGTCACTTGTGTGATAGGGAAAAGACGCCATATGATATAACGTTAATCACAAATTCCATTAAGGACAACTTAATGTGCAGTTCACTCAATGAATTTGAGATAGAGGCACTGGCTAGTTCAATGCGTCtctataaatataacaaaaatgaGATTGTAACCAAGCAAGGTGCAATTGGATCGCATTTCTTCATTATCAGTTCCGGTCATTTCCAAGTTGATATTAGCGGTAATGTCATAAAGGTTCTAGAGAAAGGTGCTTCATTTGGTGAAATATCACTTATTCGTAACACTGCTAGAACTGCTACAATTACGGCAGTCTATGAAGGACCTTTTTATCTTTGGGGAGTTAATAGACAGGCATTTAGGGACCTTCTTAAGCAACTATCAGTTCGCAATTTTGCTGAAAATCGCAAGTTCATAGATtatgttataatatttgaaatgCTAAACGACTCGCAGAAGACAATGATTACAAATGCCCTGGTGGAGgttaaatttaatactGGAGATAATATTGTTGTACAGGGTGACAAGGGAGACGTTTTGTTTATACTAAAAAATGGTGAAGCAGatgttattattgataatgtatGCATAAGAAGGCTTAATAAGGGAAGTTACTTTGGCGAAAGGGCATTACTATATGATGAACCTAGATCGGCAACTATAAAGGCGGTTTCTGAAACAACTTGCATAACATTAACTCGTGATATACTTAACCGTGTACTAGGAAATTTTCAACATGCATTATTTCGCAATATTATGATGGAATCACTCCAGCAATCTGAGGTCTTCCGCCAATTTACCTGCAATCAACTTACACAACTAATTGAATCTGCCACTGTTAAAGATTTTTTAGGTAGTAAAACAATCTTaaattgtgaaattttaCTAAAGGGAATTAGATTTTTCATTGTACTGGAAGGGAatgttgaaatttattataatactCACCTACTTGGTAAAATGAGTAGAGGTGATTCATTTGGCGAGGAATATGTAAAGGAGCCCAAAGTCCCCTTTTCACACAAGGTTATAGCTActtcaaattgtaaaatagcATTTCTTACGGGCCATGCTTTACTGAGCGTTTTAGGCGGCGAAGATCTTGAGGGTAAACttgaatataataataaaatgtCAATTGTCAAGAAGATGTATATATTCCGGTACCTTTCTGAAAAGCAATGCGATTTGTTAATTAAAGCGTTTAAGActgttaattataaaaaagACGATTATATCATAACACAGGGAGAATTGGGTGATAGcctatatattatcaaagATGGTGAGGTTACTATTAAGAAGAATGGTACTAAGATTAGGAATTTAG gtaaGCACGATTATTTTGGTGAGCGTGCTTTGCTTTATGATGAGCCACGATCGGCATCTGTTGTATGCGATTCGCCTAGTGCATCACTTTGGGTAGTTGGTAAACCAATTTTCCTTAAT ATCATACAAGGGCCGATGCTTAGTCATCTTGAAGATCGAATCAAGATGCAAGACGTGTTAGTGGATTTTGACGATCTTGAATCAATAAAACTTATAGGCAAAg gcacGTTTGGAACAGTTAAACTGGTAGAGCACAAAAATTCTGGCATTAGATATGCATTAAAATGCGTTTCCAGGAAATGTATTGGTCAATTGGGCCAGCAGtcaaatatcaaattggaGCGTGAAATCATGGCACAAATTGACCACCCTTTTATTATTAGATTAG TTCGCACTTTTAAGGACGATGCTAACCTTTATTTCCTAACTGAATTAGTAACTGGTGGAGAATTATATGAAGCAATTCGCAAGTTAGGGTTACTTAGTAGATCTCATGCACAATTTTACCTGGCTTCTATTATTTTAGCCATTGAATATTTGCATGAAAGACAAATCGCATACAGA GATTTAAAACctgaaaatatattactgGACCACCAAGGATATATTAAACTCATTGATTTTGGCTGTGCAAAAAAGATAACCTCCCGTTCTTATACACTGGTGGGAACGCCGCATTATATGGCCCCTGAAATCATTTTAG gtaaAGGTTATACCTGTACCGCTGATATTTGGTCTTTTGGCATTTGTCTATACGAATTTATTTGTGGTCCTCTTCCCTTTGGTAATGATGCGGATgatcaaattgaaatatttcgTGACGTGTTAACGGGCCAGCTAAGCTTTCCGGATTATGTGGAGGATAGAGAGGCCATAAATCTAATTAAGCGACTACTTTGTCGTATTCCTGAAGTTAGGATTGGGAGCTCAATTAATGGATACAACGACATCAAGGAACATTCCTATTTCAAG GAATTTGATTGGGATAAATTGACTGGGCGTATGCTAGAGCCTCCACTGCTGCCTGAAGGTGAAGTCTACTGTGGTGATCAG TATTCAGACAATGAAAGTACAATCGCACATAACGAGGAACCGAATGAAACTAATACCATGCTTAATGGTTGGGACAATGACTTTTAA